From the genome of Mastacembelus armatus chromosome 21, fMasArm1.2, whole genome shotgun sequence:
AGGGAAGACTGCTCAtgcactggggggggggggggctcaccTCTAGTTTCTGGGCACGCTGGTTGTTGAGAGGCTCCAGAGGGAAGCTGAGGTTGTTGTCATCAGCCAGCTGCCGCAGATCAAAGTAGTACTTGGCATAGACGCTCGCTGGCACATTAATATTAAACTGGAGAAGTTCCAGGAACTGGCGCTCCATCTCATTCCTGGAGGGTAAAAAGAAACCTGAGGGTTATTGCAGATCACCAAAACATTCAAACAGTTCCTTTCACAGTAAACCACACTGAGTGCAACAGTCTGACACAGGGTGTCGAAGGCCTGgcattttatttgtgttcagAATTCACAACTTGATAAGAGAAGATTTGATTTTACTAAAGAAAGCGTAAAAGTTAGCAGCTGGAAGAGAAGGCAAATATCATTACAAACATGTATCAGTTTGTCTGGAAAGTGCTTCTGGAGATGGAATCAAATCTCTTCAACAAAGATCTCATCTCAGGTAATGCAGGTAATCAGACCTGTATCTCTGAGCACCCAGTTGGAGCATCACAGCCTGTCTTTTTACAGAATACAACCTCCATCATCCTTCCTCTTCAGCATCACAACTATGAGAAAAGCTAAGGGAGGTGGTCACCAAGGAGACAGCATCCAGGATGCTTTGTTGGTCAGCAAAGGTGGCGAGAGTGAGcgacagtgtgtgtatgtgtatgatgTCTGGTCTCCCAGGGCAACTAATGGAGTGGGCGAGAGCCAGGGCCATTATGtagaagcagagagagcacTTGAGACCCTCcccttcatttctctgtttctctttactcTTCTTCCTATCTCGCATCCCTCCACCCTGATCTGACCAGGCTCACAAAGACACTTCAATCCAGCaatgaaaacagagcagagagagtgCAGGTCAGACATgtaagaggaaagagagagaatcaGAGAGGAATAGGGGCTCACAGACAGAGGACACACATGTGGGCAGTGCACGCACCTTTCCAAATCACAAAAGCatgcgtgcgcacacacacacggcagtATATTGCTAATGTGACACTGGAAACAGAGTAAAAAggtggaaaaagacaaatagtgtttattattttctgttttagagCTTCAATGAAAACAATTTCAACAGGAGAATAGtataaggtgtgtgtgtgcatgtgacaaagagagagagagagagagatcaaaaAAGCAATTGCAGGAAATCAGGCCTGGGAGCTCCAAGTGCAGCCCCCTGGCCTCTTCACTGGGTTATAGTGGAAGACACGACCAGGATTCTACAGCTTCTatctatctttctttttttttttttattagtaagTGATACTTCAGATGTCTGAGCTATAAGATATCTGAATTCCAAACACTAAACTCAATTTAGAGATGAATTTGAAATGTCAGCcacaacacaggaaacagaaagtCAACATCTTATTTTTATTAGATTGATGCATTACCTAAATTACCTGAACACTAGTACACAAGCTTGAAAATACAAAGCAAAGCCATTACTCATTTGTGCATCAAGTCATGATGCAAAAAAGGCTGGTGTAATCAGGGGAAGCAAAGCAGTCTGGATGTACTCCTGCCTAAGCACATTCCCAGGGGTTCCCAAAAATTCCCAGGCCAGGTGGGACACAATGTTCTGAGTCTGGAGTTTCCTTTCACCGGGTCACCTCAATAATATATTCGAAGGGACCTTCAAGTAGGGCTACACATGAGACACTGAACAACCTCATTTCATTCCTGTTCAACATAAAGGAAGATTGGTTCTACTCAAAGCTCTTTGAGGTTCTTTCAACTCTAAGGATGAGTTGAGAGAACCTGCACAAGAAAAGGTCTCTTGTATCTGTGGTTTCATACCTTCAACAGAGCCCATGATACTTGATACAACCTTTTTTTCAAGCACCAACTCACTACTAATCAAAAAGAAGGAAATCttaacaacacatcatcagccaaaacaagtgtgtgtgttctatgACATATTTTATCACTAATGCCCGTCCCCACAGAAATAAGTAATTCTCTTTTGATCTTCAACCTGtttatttgtcagtgtgtttgcattGAACTCACATGTCCTCCACAGTGATGTCTTTAAGGATCTGGCAGTAGTCGACATTCCACACAGCCTGGTCATCCCAGACTTTAGAGGCCAACAAAATAGCTCCTAGTACAATACGCTTCCAGTTGGAGGGACAAATATCCAGCTCAGCGTAGGTCAGCAGGCGCTCCAAATATAccttgcaaaacaaaaaaactaaaaatttgAAAGGCCAAAACTGTGAACTTTTGGTCTTGTAAAAATTGCTCTTTCTTCCATATATTTTGGCCATATTGACTAGTTCTAGTGACAGCCTGTATGATGATCAAACACCACAGGCTACATCTAGTCTATATCGCCTCTAAGGTCCCTTGTGTTATTTGGGCATGACTTTACTGCTCTCTGGTGGCTAGTTAATATAATATCATATGAACAAAGACTTCGTATTCCTTATTCTTACTGTGAACTTTAccaaatttattttcagtaataTCCTGTGTCCTGCATTTTAGGACAATGGCGTTTATCTTATAGATATAAAGAGTTTGCTAAGAGTGTCATTGAAAGTGCAGCTGAGCCAATAAAGGATTCTTTAAGGTCTATAGAAATGATGACGTTCCTTTTGTTTGTATCAACAGACAGTATCAGTATCAACTGGACCGGATTTATCCCACAAACCTAGATGTATTCTGCATTCCCACAGTCTTGGCAGGGTGGAACCTTTTATCATATGtaagcaaaacaaatatattgGTGTAGGCAAAGTTAAAGCTGTAAATACCAACAAAACCACTTACAAGTGTAACAATGGCACATTCTGCAGTCAGCTGTGCAGCACTGAAAAGTGTTCTGACAAAGCGGTAGATTAGTTTGTGTTCCGGGTCTATACGGGAGTAGTCATCTGGCACAGGCTCTCTCTGTATGGAatgaacagacacacatctgagaAAAGCAATTgtgacagctgtttttttttcaaacccgCTGTGGTGTGGTGTGCTTTCTGTGCAGCAAATGGTTGTGTCTAAAAGTTGTTTTCAAGAAACTTTCTGCTTTGCTGATACATACTGGGTCATGGCACTGTTACAAGGCTTGTGGGAACTCCAACTACATACTCACTGATAAGGGGTGCAACTTCTCATCAAAGATGTCCAGTGACCTGTCTGAGTCcctaaacaacaaacaaatctgTCAACATAATTCACATGCATACCGTCCCACGTGTTACATAATAAAGAGCAAATTACGAAGTCAACGTACCTGTTTTTTATGTGGTAGTATATTGCTAATGTAACACTggagacaaaaaagacaaataatattcattattttctgctttAGAGCTTCAATGAACCTGATTTCAATGGGAGAGTagtataaaatgtgtgtgtgagaaagagagtaaTGGCGTAACAAAACAGTGGTACACATTCAACAAGGGGGCTTCATTTAAACACATTGAGATAACCCTGAAGAAACGTGATTCACTAAAATAATGTCCTAAATTGGGCACAAGAAGATCTATTTAAGTATAGGATCATCACACTATAATGCACCACCACtttctcattttaaatgaaactacaCAGTATTGTCTCTGAGaagtacatctgtgtgtgtgtgtgtgtgtgtgtgtgtaaaattcACTCACCATTTGATTGTGCTTTTGAGGTTTGGCTGGCTGACAGTGCTGTCATCTATGAAAATTGTGGAACAGGAGCTGTATTTCTTTGACAATGGACCAGGAGATACCTTGAGATATAGAGACAGTACAATCAAAACGTGGGATAGGAGTTCATCTTCATGGCTCAGGTTCTTTTGACTAGTTTCAGACCTAGTCATGTCTAaatttttttcagaaaacaagCATTGGCAAGATCTTGTAGGTGACGTACAGAACATTGAAATATCAGTTGTCATATATGATGACATATGTTTGTGGTTCCTTCTACTATTCTCTTTTCACACAGAGCCTTAGTATTTTGTGCTCTACCACTCTTTCACACCAACAGCAACTCAATTGTGGATTAACATTGAAAACttgtgatatttcagatttgATACAAAGAAGggcaaataaaaatacaaacataaaatagcTACTACCACATGCATCATTTGATTTATGAAACTAACTGACTTCTAAAAATCTGCATTGGCAAGTCTACAGTGTAAACTCACCCTGATGTCAGTAAAGACAATATAGTGCAGCTCAGCCCATAAAAAGCAAAAGACATTTACCATCAAAACAGATCCTTACACTTACGTGACTGATGTGATTTATGTGGTTGCTTTTCCTCTTGTCGTGTactgtaaagaaataaaatgttcaacAAACTTAAGCTAGAAACATAAATTACTGCAGCATACATATTACAGAACTGCATACTACAGCTTATAAAGAAACTATAAattattacagtacataaaagacctattttttattttggggaACTTATTATTGACTTAAATATTACAGACGTGTGGACCCAGAAACTTTGTGATGTGCCAGGATTGcaacaaatgtaaaaactgtgccaatgattaaaattaaacaaatatgaacattaaagtgtgaagtacagtataaacacaACCCTGAAAACATAGCCACCTTAAAAATTCAACAGTAAATCATGTGTTTCATATAAGTGTATTAGTGCTTCAGATGATCTTAGGGAAAACAGTTAAtgcctgttgtgtgtgtgtcatgtcagAATTGCTCACCATCTGTCTGGGATTTGCTAAGGAAGATGGTGCTTGCACGGGCGTGGTCCGATGGGTTAGACTCTAAAGCCAAGTCTGATAAAACAGAAAGGATATCTAAATACATTGTAATGACCATCTATCAATGAAGACCAGTTATGTGGAACTGAGAGTGAGCTATTTAGCTCTGACTCATGTATAATGATGACGTTGAagggaaaacaggaagccatTGATCAAGTACACTGAGATTAAGATATTTTACAGATAGCGCAGTAAACTGaaaacagtgcaaaaaaaaagatggcACAGATTTAAACAGGAACAACTTGGAGAATTGTGTTATCCCTCCAAATCTGCCCAAACAGCACATTACATAAAAGTCTAAGAATTAGGTAATGGCAGCGAAGTGAAGTGAGGACAGTAAAGAGACATGAAGAATGCAGGAAGGACTGCTGGACTGATTCTGACTCTGATCCTGCCAACAGCTGGTCTCaccaaatgtacacacacactgcagtccACAATAACATGAATGGAACGAAGAATGCATGGCTGGGAGTCACCGAGGAGTGGCGACATAAAGACTGATAGTACAAAACCTAGATCAGGCATACTTCACAAAGAAATACCAACTCAGTCATAGATGGCATGATGATGCTAAGTTCATGTCAGATAGATTACAAGATCCAGTTTGTTTGCATGTATACAAGCTTGTCAAAAAATGTTCACTCTGGTTAGGACATTAGCTCTCCATTTCTATTTAGTTTCTCCCCCCAAACCACTcacaaaaaaaactatgaaaataaatcaggatGGTAAAATGATGAATGCCTCGTTTATCTTGTTAAATGCTCAATGGTTAATGTGATCCTAAAAGGCTGAGGTGgttcttttaattatttacatCTGACTTGGTAAAGTCACGTCAGTACAATCAATATGATGCAGTGTACATCTAAAAGAGTGCCATCATCGCTGCGCTACTGGCACTGGTTGGGGAAACAAGTCTGGCAACTTCGCAATAGCTGAAGttggtgtgtgttgttttgttacagCAACGAAGAAATGTGTGTTCAGACGTAAGAGGATACGTATTGACAAGTGTCTGCATTGTGATGTATTTTCTCATTCTGTCATTCAATTTTGAATGGCTGGgcaagggggggggggcggcTGGATTAATACGAATCTCCctttaaagacacaaaatacTTAGACTCAAATACGTAAAAGTAAATTCGAAATCATCAATCTAGTCATCAGAGATGTGCGACACCTAACTTACCATCAGGGACCTCTCTGTCGCTAATGTGCTGCAGGTAGGGGACGGTGTTATCCTCGCTCACTTCGGTGCTGGTCTGGAACTCTTCCAGCCGCTCCGCCGGTTGTCTCGATGGTAGTTTGGGGCTCGACTCGGGAGAGACGCAGCATGACACCGTATTCCCCATCCCACCTCGGGTGTTAGCTTAACACTATTGCAGCCGAGTCCAAGTAGTGCAAATATTCTAGCTAAAGTTTTCTTCCCTTGGCGTTATAAGCATTACCAAGCTGCCGCCTGTATTAGCACAATACTATCTTAGCGTG
Proteins encoded in this window:
- the ccnyl1 gene encoding cyclin-Y-like protein 1, with the translated sequence MGNTVSCCVSPESSPKLPSRQPAERLEEFQTSTEVSEDNTVPYLQHISDREVPDDLALESNPSDHARASTIFLSKSQTDVHDKRKSNHINHISHVSPGPLSKKYSSCSTIFIDDSTVSQPNLKSTIKCVTLAIYYHIKNRDSDRSLDIFDEKLHPLSREPVPDDYSRIDPEHKLIYRFVRTLFSAAQLTAECAIVTLVYLERLLTYAELDICPSNWKRIVLGAILLASKVWDDQAVWNVDYCQILKDITVEDMNEMERQFLELLQFNINVPASVYAKYYFDLRQLADDNNLSFPLEPLNNQRAQKLEAISRLCEDKYKELSRAAMRRSLSADNLIGIRRSNAVLS